In Podospora pseudocomata strain CBS 415.72m chromosome 4, whole genome shotgun sequence, the genomic stretch CACCGCTTGCAGATTTCGGGACTTCCCCCAGACACCAGCTGGCAGGTCTGTTACCtctctcctgctcccccttTGGACACATTTGGACCGGGCCGAAAATTCTGGCCATGAAGGACTCCTCTGCCCCTCAGTTTACCGGTTTGGTCAGCATTGGACTCGAAGTGCATtttctgcccctcctcccccgcttGGTCCCTCCCCCTGGCATGGTTCCGTCTCCTGGATGGTGATGTTCCTATTCGGCCAGCCCCCCGTCCTTGCATCACAAGGATATGCACTCACTGCCCGAGCActcttgtttttgtttgcAATGTCTGTTTTGCGGTTGGGGATGGCATAGAGCTCCAAAGCTACGATCAAACCGGGGCTGGCGGCACCGGGCTTTCTGGACTTCGTCTTTCCGCGTCGAACCTGACAAATCCCGGCACGCACCTACCTGGACTTCCACTTACATGGGACTGGCTCTATAGGATCTCAAAGACTTTGCTCGCACACCCGGCCTTGATGTCGTCTACAGTGAAACGGGGCGCAACGGCAGCAGCGAAGGGTATGTCATTCCGATGCGTCGCACACATCATGCAAAATGCAAGTGACTAACGCGACGTGCAGATTTGTCGAGTTCGAGACGGCTGCCGACCTCCGCACAGCTGTTGAGAAACTGAACGAGCGCGACTTCAAAGGTGTTCGCGTCACTTGCACTGCCAACGTATGTAGCCTTGCCGCTGGCCGAGTTTGCGCTGGTTGCTAACAAACACAGACTCAGGCTGACATTCCCCGTGGAGACCGCGGGCGATCCATGTCACCTCGTCGCGGGCCGGGCCGCATGAATGACTACGATCGCCGGGGTCCGCCTCGCGCATACAGTCCCCACCGCAACGGTGACTACAGGCCTGATTACCGCGACCGGTCCCCTGTTCCTCGGCGCGATTACTACGAGGACCGTGCCAGGCCCTaccgctcccctccccgccgtgGACCCCCAATGGATGACTACCCGCCGGCGCGCCGCTACGATGACCCCTATCGTGGACCGCCCCGGGACTACCCTCCTCCTGACCCGTACATGAATGGCGGCGGACGGCCCTATgatcgtcctcctcctcctcgggaCTTTGCTCCGCGGGACCCCTATGTCCGGGAGCCCTACCCTCGGGAGTATGATCGGCGTTATTAGGCGACGCCGTCACACCAACTTCCATGGACCCTACATCACCTCGCGATAGGTCTAAACAGCTCGATGTAGGTTCTTCCCAGCATGGATATAGGTCCCCTGAACCCTCAATATAGCCCACCTCGGGATAAGCCCAAGGCGCCTTTGAAGAAGCCTGTGTCGCCTGTCTCGTCTCGACATAGCCCTCGACGCAGTCCTCGGTCATCTGGATCTGAATCTTTGACAATCAGATCTGAGTTTCCAAAAGTCGGAACTCCTCCCGGTGATATCTCTCCTTGAAGTCTTGTTGAGCAATTGTATGGAGCATGTTGTTTTGGTCAGTGGTGTGCAGCCCTTTCGGCAGCAGTCATGATTGGATTGGATGGTTTTGGCTTGGGCCAGAGACGGCACAATTGGGCGAGTTTCGGCTCAGAAGCTCTGTTGTTATTCGGAAGGCGTTGCACGGTTGAGCTCTGGATCAGTTTGTTATTGTGGGAGTCTTTCTCTTGGTCGGTCTTTGAAAAGTATTATCGGCGATGGCATCTCTCGTGGTCACACACTGTTTGTGTTACCCTCGACTTTCCTCGGCCTGGATCGGGACCGGCTGGACGACGGTGGAGTTATCGGAAACGCAACGCGGCAACGTGTGGTAATGATAGTTTTGATGGGATTCGTCCTGGTCATTCATGTACGCTTAGGCGATGGGTTTCGGTAGTTTTCAATTGATTTTGTAGTTTTCACTTTTGCGCTGTGATATTCGTGACATTAGTGATCGTCAGTGATTCGATATCCTCATGTATATCTATATATGTTCTGTAGTCGATGAGACCATCATCAGCCGTGCAGTCCATATCAAGTGAGGACCCTGGTGGCCAGCTGACAGGGGGTTAATTAAGCTTTGCGGGGAACAGGCTTGGACCGCATGCACTTTAGTGGGTCAACTGTGTAATCTTATCTTATCGGCCAGGCGCGATAAGAGAAATTCAGCGGACTGACAGCTCCAAAATTTTCGGGGCCCCTCTGGTTGGCGAATGCCTgcgcgctgctgctggaacacttccctctctccccccccaaaaaaaacgTTCTTTGCCGTGCATCGCAAAccaatcccatccatcaacaccaactctCTCACAACGCAACCATGAAGCGCAAACTCAACCAAGACGACGAGCCACCAGCGGCCGATGCGGCCGCCGTTGCCGAaccagaaaagaaaaaggaaaaaaaggaaaagaaagaaaagaaggcggtcgaggaagaaaaagagctGAGCTTCGCCGAGCTGGGACTAGATCCCAGATTGGTCCAGGCGGTTGCGAAGCTCGGGTTTGAGAAGCCGACCTTGGTGCAGAGGAGAGCGATCCCGCTTGCGCtcaagggggaggatgttcTCTGCAAGGCCAAGACGGGGAGTGGGAAGACGGCGGCGTATGTGCTGCCTGTGTTGCaggggattttggggaggaagaaggtaCGTTTTCtcgggggaaaggggaggagggattggaAGGGAATGCTAAtcttgggggggtgggggggggatgataGACCGATAACACACCCACCACGGCGGGCCTGATCCTCGTACCGACGCGCGAACTCGCCGACCAAGTCCACAAGGCGATCGAGGAGTTTTCGGCCTTTTGCGCAAAGGATGTGACGGCGGCGAAGCTGACGGAGAATGTTTCTGATGCTGTTCAGAGGAGCTTGTTGGCCAACGTGCCGGATGTGGTTGTTTCCACGCCTGCCCGGGCGTGGAAGAGTGTCGACTCGGGCGCGCTTTCGGTCGCGAATCTTAAGTACCTTGTGCTTGACGAGGCGgatcttgtcttgtcttaTGGGTATGATGAGGACATGGAGAATCTGGCGAGGTCGATGCCGAAGGGGGTGCAGACTACCATGATGTCTGCGACGCTTTTGTCGGCGGAGCTGGACACGCTGAAGGGGATTTTCTGCAGGAACCCGACGCTGCTGGAtttgaaggaggagtttggggaggaggatgagaagttGACGCAGTATTATGTCAGGACCGGGGAGGATGACAAGTGGCTGATTAGCTACTTGATCTTTAAGCTGCAGCTGATCAAGGGGCCTTGCTTGATTTTTGTGGCGGATATTGACAGGAGTTATCGGCTGAAGCTGTTTTTTGAGCAGTTTTCTATCAGGAGCTGTATCCTCAACTCGGAGCTGCCGGTCAACACGAGGATCAAGGTGATTGAGGAGTTTAACAAGGGGATTTATGATATTATTATTGCTAGCGATGAGAGGAGTGAGGTTTTtggggatgagaaggaggaggagacaaaggaagagggggaaggggaggagaagaagggaaagaagaagggggggaggaaggggaagagggatgaggagtaTGGTGTTTCGAGAGGCATCGACTTCAAGAATGTGGCTGCAGTTGTCAACTTTGACCTGCCCACGTCTGCGTCATCATATACCCACAGGATTGGGAGGACGGCGAGAGCGGGGAGGACGGGGATTGCGATGTCGTTCGTGGTGCCGAAGGAGTTGTTTGGGAAGCACAAGCCGACGTCGATAAAGAGCTGTGAGAAGGATGAGAAAGTGCTGGCCAAGATTGTGAGGGCGCAGGGGAAGATGAATCGGAAGTTGGAGCCGTATAATTTCAGCAAGGAGCAGATGGAGGCATTTAGGTATCGGATGAACGATGGTGTGTTTGCCCTCTTTCTGCTCTAACTAAAGCCATCAAACTGACATTATCTAGCCCTCCGCGCCGTAACAAAGGTGGCGATCAGAGaagcgaggacgagggaaCTGAGGCAGGAGCTGTTGAGGAGTGAGACTTTGAAGAGGTATATATTGCCCCTTTGCTCCCCCAGTCAGTAGCAATTGCTAATTTTCTGTTGATAGATACTTTGAGGAAAACCCCGCCGAGCTCTCCCACCTCCGTCACGACGGCGAGCTGGGCCACAAGGCGAGACAGCAGGCCCATCTGAAGCACGTCCCTGATTATCTTTTGCCCaaggaggcaaagaaggAGATCACGAAGGGGTCGGTCGGGTTTGTGCCGTTTAAGAAGGtggacaaggacaagaagcaCAAGGGCAAGTTTGGggcgaaggggaaggggaggtcgttcaaggttggtggggggaggaagggggatcCGTTGAAGACGTTCAAGGTCAGGAGGAAAAAGTGATGAGCACGAGGACACGAGCGAGTGGGTGAGGCTGAGGGCTATGTGGTTAAAAAAGAGATGAGTTTATACCATGTGGCATTTTGTTGGGTTCTGTGTATAATGGGAATTTCTCTTGTTTTCTGACAGGATCAAGACAGATTTTGTGATAAATTTCATTCGGCTTTGAGGGGTATAGTAAGTTTGGCACAGAAGTCCGAGGGGGCGTATAAGACGTCTGTTCTTTGAATcatttctttttgcttggaCTTGAACTTGATACTCTTTCATCTCATGGATGGATCGGATCAAACCATCAATCACAATCTCATCTGAGTTGACTCGGGGCCAGAACAAACACATCAAACCAGATCAGAAAGTTCGCTCTCACCACTCAACACAatgccaccatcatcaaaccaAGAATGCCATGATCCCCCTCAACGAGCCTACCAATCCCACTACCCCCCACTCCtcaatccaccaccaccaccaccatcatttCCAGGGTCACCCgacccaaaccaaccaccagccttCCATTGATCAACACCTCTAGAAAGGGGATGtcccaacaacaaggccaacctCGGAACACGTAAAGACGGCTTCAGTTCATTCCACAGGAGCTAACGGGTCCTCATTGATTGCCTTACATCACGACCTCGTCATGCACTTTCTGCAAACCGTTATCCGTGTTGAGAGTCGCGGTAAGGGCGGAGATGGCTTGGCCATTGATGCAAGTCGAAACAGGCTGAGAGGTAGGCTGAGTGGCGGGTGTACTGGGCATTGAATTGGTACCGATGCTTGTGCTCTTTGGAGTGCTActgagaggaggatgggtaGGTAAATAGGTAGTGGGGGGACTGCTGGTAAGACATGTAAGGGGCTTTGTAAAGGTTCTCTCTTGATGAAagcccctcttcaccctTTTGAAGATTTTCTCTCCCATTCTTCTCTCCGGCAACATTTCGCCAATCCAGTCTCCATCAGCCGTGGCCACACTTCCTTCAGCTTACACCAGTCATTCGCATAGTCGGGTACAATATCCCGCCCATACCGAGCATACCTTTACTATAATAATGCAGTAAAAGACCTTTAAAGAAAGTCAATAAGCCTTTGAattatctttaaaggcctattaactatcGTTGAAAGTCTGGTAGTCATCCTTCAAGGTATGGTTCGCAATAAAATATGGGCCAACCgattttgtgtgtgtgttgtcaACTATTTCGGTGCAGGTTGCTCagtgaaaaaggggggagcAAAAAAGGGAGGAGAACAGTGGGCAGCGGGCAGTGAAAGGGGATATAGATAAGAGGTTATGTTTCATCATGAATGTTTACGTCTCTTttgcatcatcatcatcatcatcccacatCTTATATACTCCGCGAAACCAAACATGAATTGAAGCATAAAAGAATACGAGATATCATAAGATAGGgggtatcatcatcaacaagtACACGCTCAACTTCACAAACCacaacacccacacccacacccacacccactcACTCTACGCCTCagcccctcttctcccctcaacctcatcactcctcaccctcctcaaaaccAACTTCTCCCCCCGTCCAAAGCACCCCAGACAAAGCGGCAACGGCACCGCAACCAAGGCCAAAACCGCATGAAAAACCAacgccctctccatctttcctccttctcccttcAGCGCACCACTCACAACAATGAATATCCCGCCCAACACCTGTCCCCCGCTCCAGGCTAACGTGCTCGTAACCTCGGGACTGATCGGATGCGTCAGCTCAACCAaaaactccaccaccaccggcacgaGACTGAAGCTCGCCGCCCCCATCGCAGCCATGACCACATACGGCCCTGCCACCCCCCCGCTGTCCCTAGTGCCAGGCATCCAGATGAAAACCAAGTAACAAAGTCCAACAATGGGGACCGCGAACCGGATGGCCAAGAGGTATGATTTATACTTGTCGATCAAAGGCGACGTGATGGCCGAAGCAACAaggccgacgacgatgagcagtgccccagcaacaccagcttcCTCATCGTTGTAACCGTGTGGCAACAAGACTTGGTTGAGGAGAGACGAGATACTATTGAACAAACCGACATAAATCGCAAAGGGGACGAACAAGAGATAGAATTCCGTTTGGCGAAGCAGGAATTTGGCCGACGATATCAACGACAGTTTCGGTGTTTGTGAAGAAGGTGCCACCGGTGTAGGGGGACGGGCAGGAATAAAAAACGCGGGGAGCGCGCAGACCGTCGACTTTGCCACCTCAGGGTTAGAGATATAAACAGGCAaacggcggcgggggggaagggaggatACAAAGGTGGAACTCACAATCACAgaaacatacaacaccatcctcgaaaCATCCCCCGGACCCTCAACCCAAAACGGAATAATCAGCTGCCCCAGCGCAGCCCCAAACGGGTTCGCAAGCGAGGTCAAGGCCGTAGCCGCCACCCGCCCCCGGTTGGTGAACCACAAGTCCGAATACCGCGTCGGAGCCGCAAGGACAAAAGGCTGAGCAAGACCGGTAAGGATCTGgccaaacatcaccaccccaaacaGCCCCTTTTCACCAGAGCGACACCCCGCATAGCGGATCCAGTTGCCCACGAGAATCAAGGTCGCCGAGGTGACAATCGACGGCTTCGGCCCGAGATGCAACACATAAATCACCAGCGGGGTGATGGCCGTAAAAGCAAACAAAAACGCCGTGCTGAGCCAGTTGATGGTGTTCTCGTCTGTGGAAAAATACCGAGCTGCGTGGCTGGcgacgggggagaaggtgagcCACTGGTGACATGTTAGCAACCCACTCTACCCAGCTCAGGACATGCTTGGTCCAACCCAACGGCGGGATTCAATTCAAGGCCACGACACCGGTCAGATCTGGCCCCGACGAGGTAGATAGGCTTACATCCCAACTAACAATCACATTCAACAACGTCAACTGCACCAGCccaaaccacctcctcctgtAGACTTTGTACTCGACCATCTCCGCCGCGCTCACACTCGCGCCCCCCGACCCGGCATCCGCCTTTTTTGCTGTGTCCCTTGTTGTCGCGACAGTTTCGTTTAGTTCAATCTGCATCTCCTCCCCTGATGCAGCCCCTCGTCGTTCATCCCCCTCTGATAGCTTTCGCCACCCAGTCCCAGTGGCGTTCATCGCGTCGTTGTTTGGTGTCAAAACCTCTTTCTCATCCGCCGTCGATTGTGTGGTCGGCGACGTCAAtccatcctccttcctcgccattACGAAAAAGAAGGGCCACGCGCGACCCTTATATCGCCAAATGTATGGCCCAACAATAAGTTGGTAGTGTACGGTATGCAAGGCACAGCAGGATGGAAACGGCGGCCGCGGCACACGACCGTGTTCCTGCGCTCTGACTGGCTGGGATCGGTAAATTTGCGAATGTGTTTGGGCTCAGTTGCTGTCCGCGGGGTGCGTGGGGTTTCAGTCTGGTCAAAAAAAGGCGCgagagaggttggagaaggagaagggaaatAGATACGGATCGGACGAGAGATGACGGTTGTTattcccctcctcgacgTCGCTTCCTTGCACATGGGAAAGGTGCGCAGGTGatgaaaggggagggggggaaaccTCTCTCTGGGGTAAATGTCTTGGCGACTAAACCAGGTTGAGCTGAGGGATTGTCTGTAAAGAAGGAAGGGTGACATTGGAGACGGAGGGGAGTGTCTAACCTTCTTGGTTCGACGTAGGAGGTcaaaggaggggggtggtcaCCACCTGAGACGGGGTGATATCCTCAATAGTAACAGAAATCACGGTTTATTTATCAAGTATGTAGGTGGTTCTAtagggggtggtgattggcTGGGATGTTTTGTGCATGAGTGAACTGCGGGTAGTTCATGTGGTTTGTGGTACAAGTGTGTATATGTATGGTCTTGAGATTCCACCTCCAAGATATCCATCAATGGGACCCCAAAAGCCTTCAAAATGTGAAATGTGAAACCAGGTGCCGTAGACTTTGAGATGCTGCAAGGGGCAAAAGAGGAGGCAAAGTACGGTTCATGTGGCTGTGTCCCTCTCTTGCTTCACTGCTCAGTTGTTAATTAATGATAATAAGAAGAAAAGTTCTCAAATCAAGTGAGGAAAGCACACAACGAGATCTTACATACAAATTCAGTGCTGCTCACTACCATGATGAGACGAAAAGCTCCCTGATTTTAAAGCAGCTTGCTCCCTGTTCGATCCGagttgagatgagatggaaaaACCCCAACTGAACAGAGCGATGGCTCTCATCCCAACTCCCAGCTTTCCCAGGGTCTTGGTTAACTCACCCACTCCGCCACCGCTGCACAAAACAACCTCCACGATCCCGTCATGCTCACCCAAACACCGTAACCGTGCAACAATCACCATGTCTAGCCCCCGTGTAACCACACCCGTGTAACCACAAGCAGATCATACCAACCTCGCAAAATCCCATCAGGGTAAACCCCAGAGCCGATGTAAAGTCATGTGGTCGAATGTACATTTCCGGGACCATCTATGTCTCACTTCAAGTGATAGTGACAGCCCAGGTGCTGACTGCGTCAACAGTGGCCTCATCCATCACTCAATTGTTCAAAGCCTTGTGATACCAGCAAACACATGCGCGTAGGTACATCCCAAAACCGTGGGGGTcccctcatctcatctcacaGAGCACGTCAGATCCGGTCAACAGCACAAACCGGACAAATATGTGTGTGACACTGCATATGTTCCCTGATGGGTTTTTTGGTCCGGTCCTTCGGGCCATGGTAGTGGTAGTTCTCTTTTAGGTAGTCGGCATTGCTCTTCCCAATCGATGACGGCAGGTGTGCTCTCTGCCTGTATCCTGAACTTGGGCTGCTTGGCCAATTTTGGCTGTCGTATGCGCTATGTAAACGGTCCAGTAAAGACCATCAACACTGTCAATACCTGCAAAAACACTCATAAACAATCATTTACCCCCAAAAATCTAATGCGTTTTCCGTTTTTCTTTACAAGGTGTGTGAGTCATGGTAAAGTGACAATGtcgggagggagagagagagagagagttaTGATACAAACAAACAGCTGGAGCAGTTTCCACCTATCCCCCCAAGGTACACACACATCATTCGATTATACAGTGAAGAGAGAGCGaattccctcccctccacccagcCATTTTTTCCAGGCCCAaattcccccccttctcgtgcctccccccttccccccccccctctcccttcctctctctcgcATTTGTCTATCGGAACACCGTAACCCATTCTATCAAAGCCATGCATGCAATGTGccgagaaaaaaagggcgCCCCATCCGTATCCTAAGAGTCTAGAGGAAGAAAGCCGGGTCCGTGATTGGTGGTTGGTAAACAGAGAGGGGGACCATCGAGAAGGGTTGATAAATTTGTGTGAATTTATTTGAGGACGGACCAGAGCTTGGGCGCGGCGCAGGCGGTAGCGCAGTGGGCAAGGTGGAAGACTGTTTTGTGTAACCAGCCAAGTCAGTGCCGTGGACATGTAGAACTCATGGACAATCAAGACATATAACTTACACTCCTCGACGCAGTCCTCCTTGgcgccgccctcctcggACTGGGCAGCGGTGACACGCTCGACGCACTCGTCAAAGTGGTGCTTGGCAGGGGCGCACTCCTTGGAGTTCCGACACTCTGTATACAtcaaaaaacaacccccagcGTCAGCAGTTGTTCTCACAAAAAAGCAAGGGCACAACAGCATGCCAGCAGAAGCGGCAGATGTGTCATCGAGTCGGTCGGCCACTGCGGGCCCACGCCTGCCCGCTCAGCTCGCAGAGCGACATGGCAGCACGCCAcatctcttgctcctcctcctcgacaactatagctcgctgctgctggcggctcCGTGGTGTGCatgtttgggtggtggtggtggtgtgtggtgatttgttggtgacggcataggcggcgacggcgacgggGGTAGCAGCAGCGATGTACCCACCTTCCTCGAAAACATCCTTGGGATCTtggagctcctcctcctcctcctcctcctcctcctcttcatcctcctcctcagcagcctcctcagcggcgggctcctcctcagcggcagcagcctcggccttggtcttggtgtccTCCTGGGTGGTCTCGGCGGTGGTCTCCTCGGTCTGTATACGTCGTCGAATTATCCCGCTAGTCAGTCAGCTGTTtcaaagcaacaaaaaagtAAATATATAGCTTCCAGAGCTTTCGATCCTCTCTAGCATGACATGaaagtgttgttgtcggtCCATATCACCCGGGGTTAGCCAGCAACCcccggaggtggtgggcagCCGGCAAACAGCTAACCTTCAGGGCTCAAGGAGAAAGGGCGCATACCGTTTCGTGAGCGGgagcctcggcctcggccaccGACCAAGGGGTGGCAGCCTCGACGAGGTCAGTGATGGTATCCCAGAAACCCATTGTTGCAAGCCGGGGCCTTTGGTGGATAGTCAATGGCAAGAATGGGCGTGAGCAGTCAAGTGCCTCCTCCAAGGTATCGCGCGACGTTGGAAGCTCGCAAAAATCGGCCACATCGAAAACCGGCCGGGCTTGCAATTGCGGGATTTTGATTGGCCGCCCGCCCGAGGAGGAGTGACGAGCTGCACCCGGCTACTTCCGCCCGATCACGTGAAATGCTGAGGTAATTATTTGTGACCTTTACTGACGAGAGCACAGCAGAGAGAGGCCCTCCTGATCAGATCCATCTTCAGCAAGGCAACCAACCCATGGGAAGCCTGAAGGATCTCGTAGTTGTAACTGTGACTCTGTGACAGCAAAAGGCACAGCCTACCTTACACAGCCCTCTCTTACCTCATTCATACCTTTGCTGTACCGAAGACTATGTACAAATACCAAACGGGAATAACCCAGTTTCTCAAGTCACACGACGCAATCTCCAAGCGAGTAAGCCGCAGGTTTCCCGGATCTTTGAGATGATTGGGAAAAGCaatgttttcttcttccgaCTCCAGCTTACATACCAAATCCTCCAcgtccctcctccatccaccaGAGGCCTCTGTGTTTtaggggaaaagaaaagtaGATGCAAAAATCATCAAACtaaaaaagacaaaaagacaGGATAACACGCCCAACGCAATGCAGATAAAAAAAACCTTCCGTGTTGTTTCTGTTCCACACTCCTATACCCACTCATTCCCCCAATCATCAAGCACCAAAACAAAGCAATCACACATTAGAATAAAAACCCTACAAGACCACAAAAGAATCTGAGTATCCGTAAACTGTTGGTATCGAGAaaaggttgaagagggatTGCGTTATTCAGCAGGGCttga encodes the following:
- a CDS encoding hypothetical protein (COG:A; EggNog:ENOG503P00P); the encoded protein is MQVTNATCRFVEFETAADLRTAVEKLNERDFKGVRVTCTANTQADIPRGDRGRSMSPRRGPGRMNDYDRRGPPRAYSPHRNGDYRPDYRDRSPVPRRDYYEDRARPYRSPPRRGPPMDDYPPARRYDDPYRGPPRDYPPPDPYMNGGGRPYDRPPPPRDFAPRDPYVREPYPREYDRRY
- the DBP9 gene encoding ATP-dependent DNA/RNA helicase (COG:A; EggNog:ENOG503NUDU) encodes the protein MKRKLNQDDEPPAADAAAVAEPEKKKEKKEKKEKKAVEEEKELSFAELGLDPRLVQAVAKLGFEKPTLVQRRAIPLALKGEDVLCKAKTGSGKTAAYVLPVLQGILGRKKTDNTPTTAGLILVPTRELADQVHKAIEEFSAFCAKDVTAAKLTENVSDAVQRSLLANVPDVVVSTPARAWKSVDSGALSVANLKYLVLDEADLVLSYGYDEDMENLARSMPKGVQTTMMSATLLSAELDTLKGIFCRNPTLLDLKEEFGEEDEKLTQYYVRTGEDDKWLISYLIFKLQLIKGPCLIFVADIDRSYRLKLFFEQFSIRSCILNSELPVNTRIKVIEEFNKGIYDIIIASDERSEVFGDEKEEETKEEGEGEEKKGKKKGGRKGKRDEEYGVSRGIDFKNVAAVVNFDLPTSASSYTHRIGRTARAGRTGIAMSFVVPKELFGKHKPTSIKSCEKDEKVLAKIVRAQGKMNRKLEPYNFSKEQMEAFRYRMNDALRAVTKVAIREARTRELRQELLRSETLKRYFEENPAELSHLRHDGELGHKARQQAHLKHVPDYLLPKEAKKEITKGSVGFVPFKKVDKDKKHKGKFGAKGKGRSFKVGGGRKGDPLKTFKVRRKK
- a CDS encoding hypothetical protein (EggNog:ENOG503NYJT; COG:S) produces the protein MARKEDGLTSPTTQSTADEKEVLTPNNDAMNATGTGWRKLSEGDERRGAASGEEMQIELNETVATTRDTAKKADAGSGGASVSAAEMVEYKVYRRRWFGLVQLTLLNVIVSWDWLTFSPVASHAARYFSTDENTINWLSTAFLFAFTAITPLVIYVLHLGPKPSIVTSATLILVGNWIRYAGCRSGEKGLFGVVMFGQILTGLAQPFVLAAPTRYSDLWFTNRGRVAATALTSLANPFGAALGQLIIPFWVEGPGDVSRMVLYVSVISTVCALPAFFIPARPPTPVAPSSQTPKLSLISSAKFLLRQTEFYLLFVPFAIYVGLFNSISSLLNQVLLPHGYNDEEAGVAGALLIVVGLVASAITSPLIDKYKSYLLAIRFAVPIVGLCYLVFIWMPGTRDSGGVAGPYVVMAAMGAASFSLVPVVVEFLVELTHPISPEVTSTLAWSGGQVLGGIFIVVSGALKGEGGKMERALVFHAVLALVAVPLPLCLGCFGRGEKLVLRRVRSDEVEGRRGAEA
- the QCR6_1 gene encoding Cytochrome b-c1 complex subunit 6, mitochondrial (EggNog:ENOG503P47Z; COG:C) gives rise to the protein MLLCPCFFVRTTADAGGCFLMYTECRNSKECAPAKHHFDECVERVTAAQSEEGGAKEDCVEEFFHLAHCATACAAPKLWSVLK
- the QCR6_2 gene encoding Cytochrome b-c1 complex subunit 6, mitochondrial (EggNog:ENOG503P47Z; COG:C), which gives rise to MGFWDTITDLVEAATPWSVAEAEAPAHETTEETTAETTQEDTKTKAEAAAAEEEPAAEEAAEEEDEEEEEEEEEEELQDPKDVFEEGGYIAAATPVAVAAYAVTNKSPHTTTTTQTCTPRSRQQQRAIVVEEEEQEMWRAAMSLCELSGQAWARSGRPTR